Proteins co-encoded in one Xiphophorus hellerii strain 12219 chromosome 10, Xiphophorus_hellerii-4.1, whole genome shotgun sequence genomic window:
- the znf668 gene encoding zinc finger protein 668, whose amino-acid sequence MASPQPGSPPPAEQFTPPEKDDDSKEEEEAVRDQPVKKRGRGRPPKAKPSFKCSTCTETFKSMSALQSHKLAAHAMQQQQQQQQQQQQHACSECTKTFSSKAQLSKHERTHSSQRPFQCPDCHKAYKTTTELRNHSRSHTGEKPFVCPECGKAFMQAICLRIHTTQHSGERPYSCPHCNKSYPTLSKLKVHERSHTGEKPYFCAECGKSFADPSVFRKHKRNHQGHRPYACEECGKTYTELKDLKNHERSHTGEKPFLCSDCGKAFSRSSSLACHQRIHSQNKPYQCEQCGKGFTQLSSYQSHLRTHSGEKPFLCPQCGKMFSDPSSFRRHQRAHMGFKPYPCDKCSKRFRQPADLAVHERVHSGERPYKCQSCDKAFVASWDLRRHMLVHTGLRPFSCTECDKSFTERSSLNKHRRVHSGERPFKCEECLKSFVVSSSLRKHERTHLAEQPEDSASTSTTGFTPHTTLPQFSCALCDATFASWDEVQAHEALHPADPAALHVCRTCSAEFGQLGELEEHAKQHKKLHVCDSCGKGFQNRSGLRKHQKIHSASKPHRCPHCGKAFLFAAYLRKHLRTHPAAAAAPAVPAVDEIIHTDPLPSPPPASTSDPGAMSLTVPVSSFHNLPDYLVKDEGL is encoded by the coding sequence atggcctCCCCTCAGCCTGGCAGCCCGCCTCCTGCAGAGCAGTTTACCCCCCCAGAGAAGGATGATGacagcaaagaagaagaagaggctgTGAGGGATCAGCCGGTTAAAAAACGCGGCAGAGGCAGACCTCCAAAAGCCAAACCCAGCTTCAAATGCTCCACATGCACAGAGACTTTCAAAAGCATGTCGGCTCTGCAGAGCCACAAGCTGGCAGCGCATGCaatgcagcagcaacagcaacagcagcagcaacaacagcagcatgCATGTTCTGAATgtaccaaaacattttctagcaAAGCTCAGCTCTCCAAGCATGAACGCACCCACTCCTCCCAGCGGCCCTTCCAGTGTCCGGATTGCCACAAGGCGTACAAGACGACCACGGAGCTGCGCAACCACAGCCGCTCCCACACCGGGGAGAAACCCTTCGTGTGCCCTGAGTGTGGGAAAGCCTTCATGCAGGCTATCTGCCTGCGGATCCACACGACGCAGCACAGCGGTGAGCGACCGTATTCGTGCCCCCATTGCAACAAGAGCTATCCCACCCTGTCCAAGCTGAAGGTCCACGAACGCTCCCACACTGGAGAGAAGCCATACTTCTGTGCCGAATGCGGGAAGAGTTTTGCCGACCCCTCTGTGTTCAGGAAGCACAAACGGAACCATCAGGGCCATCGTCCGTATGCCTGTGAGGAATGTGGGAAGACGTACACGGAGCTGAAGGACCTGAAGAACCACGAGCGTTCCCACACCGGCGAGAAGCCGTTCCTTTGCTCCGACTGCGGCAAGGCCTTCTCCCGCTCGTCATCGCTGGCGTGCCACCAGAGAATCCACTCCCAGAACAAGCCCTACCAGTGTGAGCAGTGTGGGAAAGGCTTCACGCAGCTGTCCTCCTACCAGTCCCACCTGCGCACGCACTCTGGGGAGAAACCCTTCCTCTGCCCCCAGTGCGGCAAGATGTTTTCCGACCCATCCAGCTTCCGGCGGCACCAGCGCGCCCACATGGGGTTCAAGCCGTACCCCTGTGACAAATGCTCCAAGCGCTTCCGGCAGCCGGCTGACCTGGCCGTGCACGAACGCGTCCACTCCGGGGAGCGGCCATACAAGTGTCAGAGCTGCGACAAGGCCTTTGTGGCATCCTGGGACCTGCGGCGCCACATGCTGGTGCACACCGGGCTGCGGCCCTTCTCTTGCACCGAGTGCGACAAGTCGTTCACTGAGCGCTCCAGCCTCAACAAGCACCGGCGGGTTCATTCCGGAGAGAGACCCTTCAAATGCGAGGAGTGCCTGAAGTCATTCGTGGTCTCCTCGAGTCTGCGGAAGCACGAAAGGACTCACCTGGCGGAGCAGCCAGAAGATTCAgcctccacctccaccaccGGCTTCACCCCCCACACCACGCTGCCACAGTTCTCCTGCGCCCTCTGCGACGCCACCTTCGCCTCCTGGGACGAGGTTCAGGCCCACGAGGCGCTCCACCCGGCCGACCCCGCTGCGCTGCACGTCTGCCGAACCTGCAGCGCAGAGTTTGGCCAGCTGGGGGAGCTGGAGGAACATGCCAAGCAGCACAAAAAGCTGCATGTCTGCGACAGCTGCGGGAAGGGCTTCCAGAACCGATCGGGGCTGCGGAAGCACCAGAAGATCCACTCGGCCAGCAAACCGCACCGCTGCCCACACTGCGGGAAGGCCTTCCTGTTCGCCGCGTACCTGCGCAAGCACCTGCGGACTCACCCCGCGGCGGCAGCGGCGCCCGCAGTCCCAGCTGTGGATGAGATCATTCACACAGATCCGCTTCCCTCGCCCCCGCCGGCCTCGACCTCTGACCCCGGCGCCATGTCTCTGACCGTACCTGTGAGCTCCTTCCACAACCTCCCAGATTACCTGGTCAAAGATGAAGGACTTTAA
- the znf646 gene encoding zinc finger protein 646 isoform X2 encodes MSSPLQRMDAHHPLEDDRKFKCNECGRGYRHAGSLTNHRRTHEVGSFLCSICGKENWNASAMKNHLRSHASLRKYSCADCGKCFRLAAQLQTHQTVHLPCRSTQGRECDQQPERNEDADIAAIPTLQPERCSEAPKRPFHCDQCGKSYIHQRSLTNHKKSHQLGVFECTVCFKLCGNMAALYSHQRTHRTRGEMDQSAATGSEPDLFHNQKRDTPENFCLLCQVFFPENREFQEHIQLHRSSPEPDVSLPESGFSPSAAEVLQNFDLSGFDGPDATDAAVISSSRSAVEEETSAPDPDERPFRCHTCGKSYRHSGSLINHRRSHQVGVFRCAVCRKQYPHLAALRSHLRLHRPRRPSSLPPAEHSWFCPEPVSQQNQTGFGSDQENMAADNADGETFSTRGFCSKVAMATHMCADCGEMFADVAGVKSHSCILLHQHTPADRPYNLTFDPRDAQSPETTEFNYFEQGCHGNSAGEDEDPDEDDDYQCSVCGISYSSMAALRSHLRGHTRSDGGPQGADPTQPESGEMLICSSCGVSCISYSHLSSHDCAAKQEVKVTEEEELRPGGGGGVERQHRCDQCGRSYRHAGSLLNHKKSHKTGVFRCSVCQKRFYNLLALKNHQRSHFDLKRFACQECGKAFKLQKQLLNHLRKHKQNRAKTQDLSDPVQVVLPEGRWRQAAAPDGEKRPFSCDQCGRTYRHAGSLANHRKSHQTGEFSCSVCSNVYCNQLALSNHLRIHLAKRLLCQRCGRGFRGPAQLQAHVCAALRPNAAAGRTGRTGLRCRKSSDQQAAPSCEEEERPFRCDLCPRSYRHAGSLLNHKRTHQTGEFSCTVCAKRFTNRAALRGHARIHRNRKYACAACGKAFRRASVLQNHQRLHGPAPSFQDQTGRKRQRCLRGQEVTAPPAVQEETGQKCFRLMMTVSTNM; translated from the exons ATGTCCAGCCCGCTGCAGCGCATGGATGCTCATCATCCACTAGAGGACGACCGCAAATTCAAATGCAACGAATGTGGGCGTGGCTACAGACACGCCGGCAGCCTGACCAATCACAGACGGACTCATGAAGTGGGTTCGTTCCTGTGCTCCATCTGTGGGAAAGAAAACTGGAACGCCTCAGCCATGAAGAACCACCTGCGCAGCCACGCCTCGCTTAGGAAGTACTCCTGTGCCGACTGTGGGAAATGTTTTCGTCTGGCGGCGCAGCTGCAGACGCACCAGACGGTTCATCTGCCCTGCAGATCCACACAGGGCAGGGAATGCGACCAGCAGCCTGAACGTAACGAGGACGCAGACATCGCTGCGATTCCCACGTTGCAGCCAGAGCGCTGCAGCGAGGCGCCAAAGAGACCCTTTCACTGCGACCAGTGTGGGAAGTCCTACATCCACCAGCGCAGCCTGACCAATCACAAGAAGAGCCACCAGCTGGGCGTGTTTGAATGCACCGTCTGCTTTAAGCTGTGTGGCAACATGGCCGCCCTCTACAGCCACCAGAGGACCCACAGGACGCGAGGCGAGATGGATCAAAGTGCAGctaccgggtcagaaccggaccTGTTCCATAACCAGAAACGGGACACTCCGGAGAATTTCTGCCTCCTGTGCCAGGtgttttttcctgaaaataGGGAATTCCAGGAGCACATCCAGCTGCACAGGTCTTCGCCTGAGCCCGATGTTTCCCTGCCGGAGTCCGGCTTCAGTCCATCTGCTGCAGAGGTTCTACAGAACTTTGATCTGAGTGGGTTTGACGGTCCGGATGCAACAGACGCTGCGGTAATCAGCTCATCACGGAGCgctgtagaagaagaaacgtcTGCTCCTGATCCGGATGAGAGACCCTTCAGGTGTCACACCTGTGGGAAGAGCTACCGTCACTCCGGAAGCCTCATCAACCACCGGCGCTCCCACCAGGTGGGCGTGTTCCGCTGCGCCGTCTGCAGGAAGCAGTACCCCCACCTGGCCGCCCTCAGGAGCCACCTACGCCTCCACCGACCGCGGCGGCCATCTTCCCTGCCGCCCGCAGAACACAGCTGGTTCTGCCCGGAGCCTGTGAGCCAGCAGAACCAGACCGGGTTTGGATCAGATCAGGAAAACATGGCCGCCGACAACGCAGACGGCGAAACGTTCTCCACTCGGGGTTTCTGCTCCAAGGTTGCCATGGCGACGCACATGTGCGCGGACTGCGGCGAGATGTTTGCAGACGTAGCCGGGGTCAAATCCCACAGCTGCATCCTGCTGCACCAACACACACCTGCTGACCGGCCCTACAACTTAACCTTTGACCCCAGGGACGCCCAAAGCCCGGAAACAACAGAGTTCAACTACTTTGAGCAGGGTTGCCATGGGAACAGCGCCGGAGAAGATGAGGATCCCGACGAGGACGATGACTATCAGTGCTCAGTGTGCGGGATCAGCTACAGCAGCATGGCGGCCCTCAGGAGCCACCTGAGGGGCCACACCCGGTCCGACGGCGGTCCGCAGGGCGCCGACCCCACACAACCAGAGTCCGGAGAGATGCTGATCTGCAGCAGCTGCGGCGTCTCCTGCATCAGCTACAGCCACCTCAGCAGCCACGACTGCGCAGCCAAGCAGGAAGTGAAGGTCACCGAGGAGGAGGAACTGAGGCCCGGTGGCGGTGGCGGCGTGGAGCGCCAGCATCGCTGTGATCAGTGTGGGCGGTCGTACCGCCACGCCGGCTCGCTGCTCAACCACAAAAAGTCCCATAAAACGGGCGTGTTCAGATGCTCCGTCTGCCAGAAACGCTTCTACAACCTGCTGGCGCTGAAGAACCACCAGAGGTCACACTTTGACCTCAAGAG gtttgCCTGTCAGGAATGTGGAAAAGCCTTCAAGctccagaagcagctgctgaaccatctgagaaaacacaaacagaaccgAGCCAAAACCCAGGATCTGAGCGATCCGGTCCAGGTTGTCCTGCCGGAGGGAAGATGGCGGCAGGCGGCAGCACCGGATGGCGAGAAGCGGCCGTTCTCCTGCGACCAGTGCGGCCGAACGTACCGCCACGCCGGGAGTCTGGCCAACCACAGGAAGTCCCATCAGACGGGCGAGTTTTCCTGCAGCGTCTGCAGCAACGTTTACTGCAACCAGCTGGCCTTGAGCAACCACCTGAGGATTCACCTGGCCAAGAGGCTCCTGTGCCAGCGCTGCGGCAGAGGCTTCAGGGGCCCGGCGCAACTGCAGGCGCATGTCTGCGCTGCGCTCAGACCGAACGCCGCCGCAGGCCGGACGGGCCGGACGGGGCTCAGGTGCAGGAAGTCCTCCGACCAGCAGGCGGCGCCCTCCtgcgaggaagaggagcggcCGTTCAGGTGCGACCTTTGCCCTCGCAGCTACCGGCATGCCGGCTCGCTGCTCAACCACAAGAGGACGCACCAGACGGGCGAGTTCAGCTGCACCGTCTGCGCCAAGCGCTTCACCAACCGCGCGGCGCTGCGCGGCCACGCCCGCATccacaggaacaggaagtacGCGTGTGCGGCGTGCGGAAAGGCCTTCCGCCGCGCCAGCGTCCTGCAGAACCACCAGCGGCTCCACGGACCGGCGCCGAGCTTCCAGGATCAGACCGGGCGGAAGAGGCAGCGCTGCCTCAGGGGTCAGGAGgtcacagcgccccctgcagtcCAGGAAGAGACAGGACAGAAGTGCTTCAG GCTCATGATGACAGTTTCcactaatatgtaa
- the znf646 gene encoding zinc finger protein 646 isoform X1, which yields MSSPLQRMDAHHPLEDDRKFKCNECGRGYRHAGSLTNHRRTHEVGSFLCSICGKENWNASAMKNHLRSHASLRKYSCADCGKCFRLAAQLQTHQTVHLPCRSTQGRECDQQPERNEDADIAAIPTLQPERCSEAPKRPFHCDQCGKSYIHQRSLTNHKKSHQLGVFECTVCFKLCGNMAALYSHQRTHRTRGEMDQSAATGSEPDLFHNQKRDTPENFCLLCQVFFPENREFQEHIQLHRSSPEPDVSLPESGFSPSAAEVLQNFDLSGFDGPDATDAAVISSSRSAVEEETSAPDPDERPFRCHTCGKSYRHSGSLINHRRSHQVGVFRCAVCRKQYPHLAALRSHLRLHRPRRPSSLPPAEHSWFCPEPVSQQNQTGFGSDQENMAADNADGETFSTRGFCSKVAMATHMCADCGEMFADVAGVKSHSCILLHQHTPADRPYNLTFDPRDAQSPETTEFNYFEQGCHGNSAGEDEDPDEDDDYQCSVCGISYSSMAALRSHLRGHTRSDGGPQGADPTQPESGEMLICSSCGVSCISYSHLSSHDCAAKQEVKVTEEEELRPGGGGGVERQHRCDQCGRSYRHAGSLLNHKKSHKTGVFRCSVCQKRFYNLLALKNHQRSHFDLKRFACQECGKAFKLQKQLLNHLRKHKQNRAKTQDLSDPVQVVLPEGRWRQAAAPDGEKRPFSCDQCGRTYRHAGSLANHRKSHQTGEFSCSVCSNVYCNQLALSNHLRIHLAKRLLCQRCGRGFRGPAQLQAHVCAALRPNAAAGRTGRTGLRCRKSSDQQAAPSCEEEERPFRCDLCPRSYRHAGSLLNHKRTHQTGEFSCTVCAKRFTNRAALRGHARIHRNRKYACAACGKAFRRASVLQNHQRLHGPAPSFQDQTGRKRQRCLRGQEVTAPPAVQEETGQKCFRCDLCGRSYRHAGSLLNHKKSHAAVMHQCSFCLRTFPDAVGLQLHAQIRRQCCSECGKTFCLAAHLQSHMVAHARKPAATTAGSDPNPNPDPQSEDKSHVCEHCGRAYRHAGSLLNHKNSHKTGRFSCAVCRKEFSNLMALKNHRRIHTEPRRYQCLTCGKAFRVSTQLVCHRRIHTKEKPFDCQRCGKTFSSKSNLRHHQKLHQSAAQPGSDLEAFL from the exons ATGTCCAGCCCGCTGCAGCGCATGGATGCTCATCATCCACTAGAGGACGACCGCAAATTCAAATGCAACGAATGTGGGCGTGGCTACAGACACGCCGGCAGCCTGACCAATCACAGACGGACTCATGAAGTGGGTTCGTTCCTGTGCTCCATCTGTGGGAAAGAAAACTGGAACGCCTCAGCCATGAAGAACCACCTGCGCAGCCACGCCTCGCTTAGGAAGTACTCCTGTGCCGACTGTGGGAAATGTTTTCGTCTGGCGGCGCAGCTGCAGACGCACCAGACGGTTCATCTGCCCTGCAGATCCACACAGGGCAGGGAATGCGACCAGCAGCCTGAACGTAACGAGGACGCAGACATCGCTGCGATTCCCACGTTGCAGCCAGAGCGCTGCAGCGAGGCGCCAAAGAGACCCTTTCACTGCGACCAGTGTGGGAAGTCCTACATCCACCAGCGCAGCCTGACCAATCACAAGAAGAGCCACCAGCTGGGCGTGTTTGAATGCACCGTCTGCTTTAAGCTGTGTGGCAACATGGCCGCCCTCTACAGCCACCAGAGGACCCACAGGACGCGAGGCGAGATGGATCAAAGTGCAGctaccgggtcagaaccggaccTGTTCCATAACCAGAAACGGGACACTCCGGAGAATTTCTGCCTCCTGTGCCAGGtgttttttcctgaaaataGGGAATTCCAGGAGCACATCCAGCTGCACAGGTCTTCGCCTGAGCCCGATGTTTCCCTGCCGGAGTCCGGCTTCAGTCCATCTGCTGCAGAGGTTCTACAGAACTTTGATCTGAGTGGGTTTGACGGTCCGGATGCAACAGACGCTGCGGTAATCAGCTCATCACGGAGCgctgtagaagaagaaacgtcTGCTCCTGATCCGGATGAGAGACCCTTCAGGTGTCACACCTGTGGGAAGAGCTACCGTCACTCCGGAAGCCTCATCAACCACCGGCGCTCCCACCAGGTGGGCGTGTTCCGCTGCGCCGTCTGCAGGAAGCAGTACCCCCACCTGGCCGCCCTCAGGAGCCACCTACGCCTCCACCGACCGCGGCGGCCATCTTCCCTGCCGCCCGCAGAACACAGCTGGTTCTGCCCGGAGCCTGTGAGCCAGCAGAACCAGACCGGGTTTGGATCAGATCAGGAAAACATGGCCGCCGACAACGCAGACGGCGAAACGTTCTCCACTCGGGGTTTCTGCTCCAAGGTTGCCATGGCGACGCACATGTGCGCGGACTGCGGCGAGATGTTTGCAGACGTAGCCGGGGTCAAATCCCACAGCTGCATCCTGCTGCACCAACACACACCTGCTGACCGGCCCTACAACTTAACCTTTGACCCCAGGGACGCCCAAAGCCCGGAAACAACAGAGTTCAACTACTTTGAGCAGGGTTGCCATGGGAACAGCGCCGGAGAAGATGAGGATCCCGACGAGGACGATGACTATCAGTGCTCAGTGTGCGGGATCAGCTACAGCAGCATGGCGGCCCTCAGGAGCCACCTGAGGGGCCACACCCGGTCCGACGGCGGTCCGCAGGGCGCCGACCCCACACAACCAGAGTCCGGAGAGATGCTGATCTGCAGCAGCTGCGGCGTCTCCTGCATCAGCTACAGCCACCTCAGCAGCCACGACTGCGCAGCCAAGCAGGAAGTGAAGGTCACCGAGGAGGAGGAACTGAGGCCCGGTGGCGGTGGCGGCGTGGAGCGCCAGCATCGCTGTGATCAGTGTGGGCGGTCGTACCGCCACGCCGGCTCGCTGCTCAACCACAAAAAGTCCCATAAAACGGGCGTGTTCAGATGCTCCGTCTGCCAGAAACGCTTCTACAACCTGCTGGCGCTGAAGAACCACCAGAGGTCACACTTTGACCTCAAGAG gtttgCCTGTCAGGAATGTGGAAAAGCCTTCAAGctccagaagcagctgctgaaccatctgagaaaacacaaacagaaccgAGCCAAAACCCAGGATCTGAGCGATCCGGTCCAGGTTGTCCTGCCGGAGGGAAGATGGCGGCAGGCGGCAGCACCGGATGGCGAGAAGCGGCCGTTCTCCTGCGACCAGTGCGGCCGAACGTACCGCCACGCCGGGAGTCTGGCCAACCACAGGAAGTCCCATCAGACGGGCGAGTTTTCCTGCAGCGTCTGCAGCAACGTTTACTGCAACCAGCTGGCCTTGAGCAACCACCTGAGGATTCACCTGGCCAAGAGGCTCCTGTGCCAGCGCTGCGGCAGAGGCTTCAGGGGCCCGGCGCAACTGCAGGCGCATGTCTGCGCTGCGCTCAGACCGAACGCCGCCGCAGGCCGGACGGGCCGGACGGGGCTCAGGTGCAGGAAGTCCTCCGACCAGCAGGCGGCGCCCTCCtgcgaggaagaggagcggcCGTTCAGGTGCGACCTTTGCCCTCGCAGCTACCGGCATGCCGGCTCGCTGCTCAACCACAAGAGGACGCACCAGACGGGCGAGTTCAGCTGCACCGTCTGCGCCAAGCGCTTCACCAACCGCGCGGCGCTGCGCGGCCACGCCCGCATccacaggaacaggaagtacGCGTGTGCGGCGTGCGGAAAGGCCTTCCGCCGCGCCAGCGTCCTGCAGAACCACCAGCGGCTCCACGGACCGGCGCCGAGCTTCCAGGATCAGACCGGGCGGAAGAGGCAGCGCTGCCTCAGGGGTCAGGAGgtcacagcgccccctgcagtcCAGGAAGAGACAGGACAGAAGTGCTTCAG GTGTGACCTGTGCGGCCGCTCGTACCGCCACGCCGGATCGCTGCTCAACCACAAGAAGTCCCACGCCGCAGTGATGCACCAATGCAGCTTCTGCCTGCGGACGTTTCCCGACGCCGTCGGCCTGCAGCTGCACGCCCAGATCCGCCGCCAGTGCTGCTCCGAATGCGGCAAAACCTTCTGCCTGGCGGCGCACCTGCAGAGCCACATGGTGGCTCACGCCAGGAAGCCGGCCGCCACCACTGCCGGGTCagaccctaaccctaaccctgaccCGCAGAGCGAGGACAAGAGCCACGTGTGCGAGCACTGTGGCCGCGCCTACCGCCACGCCGGGTCGCTACTCAACCACAAGAACAGCCACAAGACTGGCCGCTTCTCCTGCGCCGTCTGCCGCAAGGAGTTCTCCAACCTGATGGCGCTGAAGAACCACCGCCGCATCCACACCGAGCCCCGGCGCTACCAGTGCCTGACCTGTGGCAAGGCGTTCCGCGTCTCCACGCAGCTCGTCTGCCACCGCCGCATCCACACCAAGGAGAAACCGTTCGACTGCCAGCGCTGCGGGAAAACCTTTTCCAGCAAGTCCAACCTGAGGCACCATCAGAAGCTGCACCAGAGCGCCGCGCAGCCAGGCAGCGACCTGGAGGCCTTCCTGTGA